One Bacillus sp. FJAT-52991 genomic region harbors:
- the addA gene encoding helicase-exonuclease AddAB subunit AddA has translation MSKQLIPEKPAGATWTDDQWKAITATGTDILVAAAAGSGKTAVLVERIIRKVLNEDEPIDIDELLVVTFTNAAAAEMRHRIGIALEKAMESDPTSKHLRKQLSLLNKASISTLHSFCLEVIRKYYYLIDIDPSFRIADEAEGALLRDEALDDLFEEEYGKEENDDFYRLVDTFSNDRSDAQLQTIVSRLYDFAKSHPRPEEWLHRLPQLYDVDEETTNIDELPFMDALKFDIELQLEGAESLVNELLMMAKIPGGPSPRIVNFTDDQQTVQRLRESVASWRSLYEEMQSVKFSTLKTCKGEEYDPELVEKSKDIRNELKKIITALKEDYFSRKPESYLRDMKEMKEVIAALAGLVQKFTDKFQVMKREKGIVDFGDLEHFALAILADPREGEAELVPSEAALLYQKKFKEVLLDEYQDVNFVQESIIRLVTSGAEGEGNLFMVGDVKQSIYRFRLAEPNLFLSKYRRFSTTGENTGLRIDLAKNFRSRQEVLDGTNYLFKQIMGVKVGEIEYDLQAELVKGADYPEEFAVPVEVTIMEQAGTVEQEDEAGLEDAEQSQLEARWIVQKIRELVQSRYPIYDPKTNTERPIQYRDIVILLRSMPWAGEIMEEGRRAGVPIYAKLSGGYFQATEVVIMLSLLKVIDNPYQDIPLASVLRSPIVDCSENDLAIIRLASKKSTYYEAVQAFAKKKPAAEHEALHEKINKFLEKLFSWRTISRNGALSSLIWQLYRDTHFYDFAGGMPGGKQRQANLRALYDRAKQYEETSFRGLFRFLRLIERIQERGDDLSEAKALNEQEDVVRLMTIHASKGLEFPVVFVVGLGRQFNLMDLRQSYLFDKDYGIAAKYIHVEKRISYPSLPQLALRRKKRLELLAEEMRVLYVALTRAKEKLFLLGTQKNVDKLLSNWEKGRSSKDWLLHDTDRAAAVSYFDWIGPALVRHRDWALSEGPSLDVLPEIISHPSRWKIETVKPESLLEIEGEDDSEQGDWQSKVENSEPMDISSTYKQEIIGRMSWQYSNPMATKLRSKQSVSDLKRMNEIYNEGAENELVKSFQRPIFNRPAFMQEKTLSPAEIGTAVHTVMQHVPLHEPPTETDIHSLLEVLIQRELLTNEQAEVINPNSIVSFFKTEVGQMLLKSDHVYRETPFNMGVKASELHADWNGLEEIVLVQGVIDCLMEVDGELYLLDYKTDKIAGRFPGGFDEARPVLEARYRLQIDLYAKAVEQIWKRKIARKYLFFFDGAYALQLN, from the coding sequence GTGAGTAAGCAATTGATTCCAGAAAAGCCAGCGGGAGCGACTTGGACAGATGATCAATGGAAAGCGATCACAGCGACAGGAACAGATATTTTAGTAGCTGCGGCTGCTGGCTCAGGGAAAACAGCCGTGCTTGTTGAACGGATCATTCGTAAAGTGCTAAATGAAGACGAGCCAATCGATATCGATGAGCTTCTCGTTGTGACGTTTACCAACGCCGCAGCCGCTGAAATGAGGCACCGGATTGGGATAGCACTAGAAAAAGCGATGGAGTCTGATCCGACTTCTAAGCATTTGCGTAAACAGCTGAGCTTATTAAATAAAGCATCCATTTCGACATTGCATTCGTTTTGCTTAGAAGTGATTCGCAAGTATTATTATTTGATTGATATCGATCCTTCTTTTCGAATTGCTGATGAGGCAGAAGGGGCATTATTAAGGGATGAAGCCTTAGATGATTTATTTGAAGAAGAATACGGTAAAGAAGAAAATGACGATTTTTACCGCCTAGTCGATACTTTTTCTAATGATCGTAGTGATGCGCAATTACAAACGATTGTGAGCCGACTTTATGATTTTGCTAAGTCCCATCCCCGTCCGGAAGAATGGTTGCATCGTTTACCACAGCTCTATGATGTGGATGAAGAGACGACAAATATTGATGAATTACCGTTTATGGATGCATTGAAATTCGATATCGAGCTGCAGCTTGAAGGGGCGGAATCACTAGTTAATGAGTTGTTGATGATGGCGAAGATACCAGGGGGGCCGTCTCCAAGAATCGTGAATTTTACGGATGACCAACAAACGGTTCAACGGCTTCGAGAGTCTGTTGCGTCTTGGCGAAGCTTGTATGAAGAAATGCAGTCAGTGAAATTTTCTACTTTGAAAACTTGTAAAGGAGAGGAATATGATCCGGAGCTAGTTGAGAAATCAAAAGATATAAGAAACGAGTTAAAGAAAATCATTACTGCTTTAAAGGAAGACTATTTTTCTCGTAAGCCTGAAAGCTATTTGCGTGATATGAAGGAAATGAAAGAAGTAATTGCTGCTCTTGCTGGACTTGTGCAGAAGTTCACTGATAAGTTTCAAGTGATGAAACGAGAAAAAGGGATTGTCGATTTCGGTGATTTAGAGCATTTTGCTTTAGCCATTTTAGCCGATCCTAGAGAAGGAGAAGCTGAATTGGTTCCTTCTGAAGCCGCACTTTTGTATCAGAAGAAATTTAAAGAAGTGCTCTTAGATGAATATCAAGATGTCAATTTCGTGCAGGAGTCGATTATTCGTCTCGTGACATCAGGTGCAGAGGGAGAAGGCAACTTATTTATGGTTGGGGACGTGAAGCAAAGTATTTACCGTTTCCGTCTAGCGGAGCCGAATTTATTTTTGAGTAAATATAGAAGGTTTTCAACAACAGGTGAAAATACTGGTTTGCGGATTGATTTAGCGAAGAATTTTCGAAGTCGTCAAGAAGTGCTTGATGGAACGAATTATTTATTTAAGCAGATCATGGGTGTGAAAGTAGGAGAAATAGAATACGATTTACAAGCTGAACTTGTGAAGGGAGCGGACTATCCAGAGGAATTTGCTGTTCCTGTAGAAGTGACGATTATGGAGCAAGCAGGAACAGTTGAGCAAGAGGATGAAGCAGGCTTAGAAGATGCAGAGCAATCTCAGCTAGAGGCGAGATGGATTGTGCAAAAGATTAGAGAATTGGTGCAATCAAGATATCCGATCTATGATCCGAAAACGAACACAGAGCGTCCAATTCAATACCGTGACATTGTCATTTTGCTACGGTCAATGCCATGGGCGGGGGAAATCATGGAAGAGGGGCGACGAGCCGGAGTTCCGATCTATGCGAAGCTTTCCGGCGGTTATTTTCAAGCGACAGAAGTGGTCATTATGTTGTCATTGTTAAAAGTAATCGACAATCCGTATCAAGATATCCCGCTTGCTTCCGTGCTTCGTTCACCTATTGTTGACTGTTCGGAAAATGATTTAGCGATTATTCGCCTTGCCTCCAAAAAGAGCACGTATTATGAAGCGGTTCAAGCGTTTGCCAAAAAGAAGCCAGCTGCAGAACATGAAGCACTTCATGAAAAGATTAATAAATTTCTTGAGAAGCTTTTCAGTTGGAGAACCATCAGTAGAAATGGAGCCTTATCCTCTCTCATTTGGCAGCTGTATCGAGATACTCATTTTTATGATTTTGCAGGCGGTATGCCGGGAGGAAAGCAAAGGCAAGCCAATCTTCGTGCGCTTTATGACCGAGCAAAACAATATGAAGAAACATCCTTTAGAGGACTGTTCCGCTTTTTACGATTAATTGAACGGATTCAGGAGCGAGGGGATGATTTAAGTGAAGCGAAAGCCTTAAATGAGCAAGAGGATGTCGTTCGGTTAATGACCATTCACGCAAGTAAAGGGTTAGAGTTTCCTGTGGTTTTTGTTGTGGGGCTTGGCCGACAATTTAACTTAATGGATTTACGCCAATCCTATTTATTCGATAAAGACTACGGGATTGCTGCCAAGTATATTCATGTAGAAAAGCGAATTAGCTACCCATCATTGCCACAGCTTGCTTTAAGACGGAAAAAACGACTAGAACTATTAGCGGAAGAAATGCGTGTTCTCTATGTTGCATTAACGAGAGCAAAAGAGAAATTATTTTTACTTGGAACACAGAAAAATGTAGACAAATTGCTATCAAATTGGGAAAAAGGCCGGAGCAGTAAAGATTGGTTATTACATGATACAGACCGAGCGGCGGCTGTCTCTTATTTTGATTGGATTGGTCCAGCTCTTGTAAGGCATCGAGATTGGGCGCTCAGTGAGGGGCCAAGTCTAGACGTTCTTCCTGAAATCATTAGCCACCCTTCAAGGTGGAAGATAGAAACTGTGAAGCCGGAAAGCTTGCTAGAGATAGAGGGAGAGGATGATTCAGAACAGGGAGATTGGCAAAGTAAAGTAGAAAACAGTGAACCAATGGATATTTCTTCAACGTATAAACAAGAAATTATTGGGCGGATGAGCTGGCAATACTCGAATCCAATGGCGACTAAACTGCGCTCGAAGCAGTCGGTATCTGACTTAAAGCGGATGAATGAAATTTATAATGAAGGGGCAGAAAATGAACTAGTGAAAAGCTTTCAGCGTCCGATTTTCAATCGCCCGGCTTTCATGCAGGAAAAGACCCTTTCTCCAGCTGAAATCGGAACAGCTGTGCATACCGTGATGCAACATGTACCGCTACACGAGCCGCCAACAGAGACAGACATTCATTCTTTGCTAGAGGTGCTCATACAGCGAGAGCTATTGACGAATGAGCAGGCAGAGGTGATTAACCCGAATAGTATTGTTTCATTCTTTAAGACGGAAGTGGGGCAGATGCTGCTGAAATCCGATCATGTGTATCGCGAAACGCCATTTAATATGGGGGTAAAAGCAAGTGAATTACATGCGGATTGGAATGGTCTAGAAGAAATCGTGCTCGTCCAAGGAGTGATTGATTGTTTAATGGAAGTAGACGGCGAGCTTTACTTGCTCGATTATAAAACAGATAAAATAGCGGGTCGTTTTCCGGGAGGATTTGATGAGGCTCGTCCCGTGCTTGAAGCTCGTTACCGCTTGCAAATTGATTTGTACGCAAAAGCTGTTGAACAAATTTGGAAACGAAAGATTGCTCGAAAATATTTATTCTTTTTTGATGGGGCTTACGCGCTTCAACTAAATTAA
- a CDS encoding spore germination protein, with product MPAVLGPFQIFSVSGGVIHYGDTLIISPKNSVKSSAGGGGLNTGAFIVTYTGLNNNAVFNTTGLDQPTIGNL from the coding sequence ATGCCCGCTGTCCTTGGTCCGTTCCAAATTTTCTCTGTGTCTGGTGGTGTTATTCATTATGGGGATACATTAATCATCTCCCCCAAAAACAGCGTCAAATCCTCAGCAGGAGGAGGAGGGTTGAATACGGGAGCATTTATTGTTACTTACACTGGTTTAAACAATAACGCAGTATTTAATACCACCGGCCTCGATCAGCCAACGATCGGTAATCTATAA
- a CDS encoding spore germination protein GerPE, whose protein sequence is MRISIVDHIHVITVLLGAVMEFGDVEQIPTQSSVFASHQKSEDLFDDKKPIGIPLPPPTVICAKETSGISTLNLYPFIHVKQIDINGVSTSGIALIGSARQANGYCTLKNVRNLSDR, encoded by the coding sequence ATGCGTATCTCAATCGTCGATCACATTCATGTCATCACTGTTCTACTCGGCGCTGTCATGGAATTCGGGGACGTTGAACAAATCCCAACCCAATCCTCCGTCTTCGCTTCTCATCAAAAAAGTGAAGACTTGTTCGATGACAAAAAGCCGATTGGGATTCCCTTGCCACCCCCAACTGTAATTTGCGCCAAAGAAACATCTGGGATATCCACTTTGAACTTGTATCCATTTATCCATGTGAAGCAAATTGATATTAATGGAGTTTCTACTTCTGGGATTGCCTTAATTGGATCCGCCCGCCAAGCGAACGGATACTGTACTTTGAAAAATGTACGAAACCTATCAGATCGCTGA
- the gerPC gene encoding spore germination protein GerPC translates to MEVPPENNIVWQWIQYQQKQIESLKKTVQALQQEVVELKNRPAMSVDKIEYSFDQLKVETLAGTLNIGLNPAELGAIKDYAVDSTSSHTPKTAQQLPKLLDASREFLETHLDTMISDYEGQLQQSVDPQVKEHMKQDLFKQLPQRISFYLDQCKGEPSEKQEEIVLSKIKTDIQQALFAFISKLPKMG, encoded by the coding sequence ATGGAAGTACCGCCAGAAAACAACATTGTTTGGCAATGGATTCAATACCAGCAAAAACAAATAGAGTCGTTGAAAAAAACTGTGCAGGCCTTACAACAAGAGGTAGTTGAATTGAAGAATCGCCCAGCAATGTCAGTCGATAAAATTGAATACTCTTTTGATCAATTAAAAGTAGAAACGCTGGCGGGTACACTAAACATCGGCTTAAACCCTGCAGAATTAGGTGCCATTAAAGATTATGCCGTCGATTCAACAAGTTCGCACACACCAAAAACTGCACAGCAACTTCCTAAACTGCTAGATGCCTCTAGAGAATTTCTTGAAACACACCTTGATACAATGATTAGTGACTACGAAGGTCAATTACAGCAGTCGGTCGATCCGCAAGTGAAGGAACATATGAAACAAGATTTATTTAAACAACTTCCGCAAAGAATCAGCTTTTACCTCGATCAATGCAAGGGGGAACCGTCTGAAAAACAAGAAGAGATTGTACTATCAAAAATAAAAACAGATATTCAACAGGCATTGTTCGCCTTTATTAGTAAACTTCCTAAAATGGGGTGA